A region of Anolis sagrei isolate rAnoSag1 chromosome 2, rAnoSag1.mat, whole genome shotgun sequence DNA encodes the following proteins:
- the SETD5 gene encoding histone-lysine N-methyltransferase SETD5 isoform X1, with translation MSIAIPLGVTTPDTSYSDMAAGSDPESVEASPAVGEKNVYASHGYGASQRHSYRGLPYADHNYGAPPPPTPPASPPVQTIIPRAELNGLHSHDEENSGDTESSSEAESIPSWCHCSLSQDGFLIKCEKCRGIGRGKVIRLHRRKQDNVSGGDSSATESWDEDLSPSTVLYTATQHTPTSITLTVNRVCRTKPKKRKRNTERARTAPKAKKIKAFREGSRKSLRMKNSPSESHALDENTPEGWENRIRLWTDQYEEAFSNQYSADVQNLLERHLNTNKEFVGKAAVLDTINKTELACNNTVIGSQMQLQLGRVTRVQKHRKILRAARDLAVDTLIIEYRGKVMLRQQFEVNGHFFKKPYPFVLFYSKFNSVEMCVDARTFGNDARFIRRSCTPNAEVRHVIADGMIHLCIYAVTSIAKDAEVTIAFDYEYNICNYKVDCACHKGNRNCPVQKRSPNTVEQLPPPILDTLIGAETRRRKARRKELEQRGAASDENSNPQTEEVPEGLAAASDNEVADKEEKQEEEKEAAADEQEGLTQSRRTREDRKVEAVMHVFENMEKRKRRKDLPLDRSSTDTEMVVNAETPEEIKPEPIEPEDSGVALNVPVPVAPPSVSSIGVNTRRSSQAAETGTEKPVSKTAPTKPTRPRPKSRFSRYRSSSAQRLRRQKQANTQQSEITQAAPEEGSGVSVITSAEASSTEGPGEGKTLLGSELVVAAVVGSQPNRVALKYPKTKKYLVTEWLNDKAEKQECPMECPLRITTDPTVLATTLNMLPGLIHSPLICTTPKHYIRFGSPFTPERRRRPLPLDGNYSSCKKRWIKQALEEGMTQTSAPSQENRIQCLYQSSESSSTSGICKENADVLSPLKKWKSRYFMEQSVNKLLRPLSPVTPPLPDSSVPDSLSPHLTTSCSSVPGDEECRSGCGMIFSPIPSLAASRCNTPLQFENVSSPESSPAHRPESLSPELCLRTDLDIPKAGFLDASTNSSLERPLLLLPSGPSDQASQALETSFPGKSGEGQTLLRSSDQAFRTDFNLMYAFSPLNAMPRADGLLRESLHLTDSKPLNPEQSCCSSPADGYFGRHDQALLKEPTHGPMPHCGERTCDGIRSAPQNPPQRKKVSLLEYRKRKQEAKEGGDPVRCTGTPTRLGGSCPGADLDAGAALGSGAHTLSSPQHNFSPSHSSLAHLEEVSPPEPRGATHCKSQDSISSRWMVPTSVERLREGRGILEKVLRSSAKICQRGEPSPTRDGIGEREADTMEGDPTDPLSSSLKGPAVYSPSRYSLQLLQSDSPQAESQIVLQSSSPYRGHALPSPGYSYRSQSQRTGHLPPLGPTESSLSSAPSVPTDPSTLFAGNSGYGALKKSCPAMTAPSPVQPAVADSLPSSDTGPHPSLGTSSCTAPPPPPPPPPPPPPPPPSSSSSRPPQSDLRTINPPSSGPPALYQSSRAPTAALSNSQHYSHRGGGGGIHPYRLQQLPGSGVKTQTGLS, from the exons ATGAGCATTGCAATCCCTCTGGGAGTCACCACACCAGATACATCTTATTCAGATATGGCTGCTGGATCTGA CCCTGAGTCTGTGGAAGCTAGCCCAGCTGTTGGTGAGAAGAATGTGTATGCAAGTCACGGCTACGGGGCTTCCCAGAGGCACAGCTACCGAGGGCTGCCTTATGCA GATCATAATTATGGAGCCCCTCCTCCTCCGACCCCTCCTGCTTCTCCCCCTGTCCAGACCATCATCCCTCGTGCCGAACTGAATGGGTTACACTCTCATGATGAAGAAAATTCTGGTGACACAGAAAGCTCTTCTGAGGCAGAATCTATTCCCAGCTGGTGTCACTGTAGTCTCTCTCAAGATGGTTTCCTCATCAAATGTGAGAAGTGCAG AGGAATTGGCAGGGGAAAAGTGATCAGGCTCCACCGCCGGAAGCAAGACAACGTGTCAG GTGGAGACAGCAGTGCAACAGAGAGCTGGGACGAAGACCTCTCTCCCTCCACTGTGTTGTACACAGCTACCCAGCACACCCCTACGAGCATCACTTTGACTGTCAATCGGGTCTGCAGAACAAAGcccaaaaaaaggaaaaggaatacAGAAAGAGCTCGTACAGCACCAAAGGCCAAAAAAATTAAG GCTTTTAGAGAAGGTTCACGGAAGTCTTTGCGGATGAAG AACTCTCCTTCAGAATCCCACGCCCTGGATGAGAATACACCAGAGGGGTGGGAAAACCGCATAAGGCTCTGGACTGATCAGTATGAAGAAGCTTTTTCTAACCAGTACAGTGCAGATGTACAGAATCTTTTGGAGCGTCATCTAAATACCAATAAAGAATTTGTGGGCAAGGCTGCTGTGCTAGACACAATCAATAAGACAGAGCTAGCCTGTAACAACACAGTCATTGGATCCCAGATGCAG CTACAGTTGGGAAGAGTGACACGGGTCCAGAAGCATCGGAAGATCCTCAGGGCAGCGAGAGATCTGGCAGTGGATACCCTTATTATTGAGTATCGTGGGAAGGTGATGCTGCGACAACAGTTCGAAGTCAATGGGCATTTCTTCAAAAA GCCGTATCCCTTTGTGCTATTCTACTCCAAGTTTAACAGTGTTGAGATGTGTGTGGATGCCCGTACGTTTGGTAATGATGCCAGATTCATTAGGCGTTCCTGCACACCAAATGCAGAG GTTCGTCATGTGATTGCAGATGGGATGATTCACCTGTGTATATATGCTGTCACATCCATTGCCAAGGATGCGGAAGTCACCATTGCCTTTGACTATGAGTACAATATCTG CAACTATAAAGTGGATTGTGCCTGTCACAAGGGAAACCGGAATTGCCCTGTGCAAAAGCGGAGTCCAAACACTGTAGAACAGCTACCTCCACCTATTCTAGACACTTTGATTGGAGCAGAAACGAGGCGTCGGAAAGCCCGCCGGAAGGAGCTGGAACAGAGGGGTGCTGCTTCAGATGAGAACAGCAATCCACAGACAGAAGAAGTCCCCGAGGGGCTTGCTGCAGCCAGTGACAATGAG GTTGCAGACAAAGAAGAGAagcaagaagaggagaaagaggctgCTGCAGATGAACAAGAAGGCCTCACTCAAAGTAGACGG ACACGAGAAGATCGGAAAGTGGAAGCCGTCATGCATGTGTTTGAGAacatggaaaaaagaaagagaagaaaagatctGCCTTTGGATCGGAGCAGCACAGACACAGAAATGGTGGTTAATGCAGAGACTCCAGAAGAAATTAAACCTGAGCCAATTGAGCCTGAAGATAGTGGTGTGGCTTTAAATGTCCCAGTGCCAGTTGCCCCTCCCAGTGTCAGCAGCATTGGAGTGAATACACGGAGGTCTTCACAGGCTGCG GAGACAGGAACAGAGAAACCAGTCTCTAAAACGGCACCAACAAAACCAACAAGGCCACGACCCAAAAGTCGTTTTTCCCGTTACCGGAGCAGTTCGGCACAACGGCTGAGGAGGCAAAAGCAGGCCAATACGCAACAGTCAGAAATCACTCAAGCAGctccagaggaaggcagtggagtGAGTGTGATCACTTCAGCAGAAGCCAGCAGCACAGAGGGTCCAGGAGAAGGGAAGACGTTATTGGGCTCTGAGCTAGTGGTGGCTGCAGTTGTTGGCTCACAGCCTAACCGAGTGGCACTCAAGTATCCCAAAACAAAAAAG TATCTAGTTACAGAATGGCTGAACGACAAGGCAGAGAAGCAGGAATGCCCCATGGAGTGTCCTTTACGTATCACCACTGACCCAACTGTGCTGGCTACTACCCTCAATATGTTGCCAGGACTTATCCACTCCCCACTCATCTGTACCACACCTAAACACTACATACGTTTTGGCTCTCCTTTCACCCCAGAAAGGAGAAGGCGGCCACTTCCACTGGATGGGAACTACAGCTCGTGTAAAAAG CGCTGGATAAAGCAAGCTCTAGAAGAAGGGATGACTCAAACTTCGGCTCCCTCCCAAGAGAACAGAATACAGTGTCTATACCAAAGCAGTGAAAGCAGTAGCACTTCTGGCATCTGCAAGGAAAATGCAG ATGTACTGAGCCCCCTGAAGAAGTGGAAGTCTCGGTATTTCATGGAACAGAGCGTCAACAAGTTGTTGAGGCCGCTCTCTCCTGTCACTCCCCCACTTCCTGACTCCTCCGTTCCAGACTCGCTGAGCCCACATCTTACCACCTCCTGTTCATCTGTGCCAGGAGATGAGGAATGTCGTAGTGGATGTGGCATGATCTTCTCACCAATTCCCTCTTTGGCTGCTAGCCGTTGCAATACTCCACTACAGTTTGAG AACGTATCCTCCCCTGAGAGTTCCCCTGCGCATAGGCCCGAGTCCCTGTCACCCGAG CTCTGCCTCAGGACGGACCTTGACATCCCGAAGGCAGGATTCCTGGACGCCAGCACTAACAGCAGCCTTGAAAGGCCCTTGTTGCTACTACCTTCGGGCCCTTCAGATCAGGCATCCCAGGCCCTGGAGACCAGCTTCCCAGGAAAAAGCGGAGAAGGCCAGACGCTGCTAAGAAGCTCTGACCAGGCCTTCCGGACAGATTTTAACTTAATGTATGCCTTCTCGCCTTTGAACGCTATGCCCCGGGCAGACGGCTTGTTACGGGAGTCTCTCCATCTGACTGACAGTAAGCCTTTGAATCCAGAGCAGAGCTGCTGTAGTTCTCCTGCAGATGGATACTTTGGCCGACATGATCAAGCATTGCTAAAAGAGCCCACACATGGGCCCATGCCCCACTGTGGGGAGAGAACATGTGACGGGATCAGATCAGCACCTCAGAACCCTCCGCAGAGGAAAAAG GTGTCTCTGCTGGAGTACCGTAAACGAAAGCAAGAAGCCAAGGAAGGAGGAGATCCTGTTCGGTGCACGGGAACACCGACCCGACTGGGTGGCAGCTGCCCTGGGGCAGACCTGGATGCTGGTGCAGCGCTAGGCTCAGGGGCCCACACACTTTCCTCCCCCCAGCATAACTTCTCTCCCTCACATTCCTCCCTGGCTCACCTAGAGGAGGTCAGCCCACCAGAACCAAGGGGAGCCACACACTGCAAATCACAGGACAGCATCAGCAGTAGGTG GATGGTGCCCACTTCAGTGGAGCGTCTTAGAGAAGGGCGTGGCATTCTGGAGAAGGTTTTGCGCAGCAGTGCTAAAATATGTCAGAGGGGAGAGCCCTCGCCCACTCGGGACGGCATTGGGGAGAGGGAAGCAG ATACCATGGAAGGAGACCCGACAGACCCCCTCAGTTCCTCCCTTAAGGGACCAGCTGTTTACAGTCCTTCTCGATACAGCCTCCAG CTCTTGCAGTCTGACAGCCCACAAGCAGAGTCACAGATCGTCCTCCAGAGCTCCTCTCCCTACCGAGGACATGCCCTCCCATCACCTGGATACAGCTACAGGTCTCAGTCCCAGAGAACTGGGCACCTTCCACCCCTTGGCCCCACGGAATCCTCTCTTTCTTCCGCCCCCTCGGTGCCCACGGACCCTTCGACACTTTTTGCAGGGAATTCTGGGTATGGGGCTCTGAAGAAGAGCTGTCCTGCAATGACTGCTCCTAGCCCTGTCCAACCTGCCGTGGCAGACTCCTTGCCCTCTTCGGACACAGGGCCCCACCCTAGCCTGGGAACTTCCAGCTGCACTGCCCCTCCTCCCCCGCCGCCCCCACCGCCTCCCCCTCCTCCGCCCCCTCCTTCGTCGTCTTCATCAAGGCCCCCCCAGTCAGACTTGCGGACTATCAACCCCCCTTCCTCCGGGCCGCCCGCGCTCTATCAGAGCTCCAGAGCCCCCACCGCAGCACTTTCCAACTCGCAGCACTACTCCCACCGAGGGGGAGGAGGCGGCATCCATCCCTACAGACTGCAGCAGCTTCCGGGGTCGGGCGTCAAGACTCAGACAGGCCTTTCGTAG
- the SETD5 gene encoding histone-lysine N-methyltransferase SETD5 isoform X2: protein MSIAIPLGVTTPDTSYSDMAAGSDPESVEASPAVGEKNVYASHGYGASQRHSYRGLPYADHNYGAPPPPTPPASPPVQTIIPRAELNGLHSHDEENSGDTESSSEAESIPSWCHCSLSQDGFLIKCEKCRGIGRGKVIRLHRRKQDNVSGGDSSATESWDEDLSPSTVLYTATQHTPTSITLTVNRVCRTKPKKRKRNTERARTAPKAKKIKAFREGSRKSLRMKNSPSESHALDENTPEGWENRIRLWTDQYEEAFSNQYSADVQNLLERHLNTNKEFVGKAAVLDTINKTELACNNTVIGSQMQLQLGRVTRVQKHRKILRAARDLAVDTLIIEYRGKVMLRQQFEVNGHFFKKPYPFVLFYSKFNSVEMCVDARTFGNDARFIRRSCTPNAEVRHVIADGMIHLCIYAVTSIAKDAEVTIAFDYEYNICNYKVDCACHKGNRNCPVQKRSPNTVEQLPPPILDTLIGAETRRRKARRKELEQRGAASDENSNPQTEEVPEGLAAASDNEVADKEEKQEEEKEAAADEQEGLTQSRRTREDRKVEAVMHVFENMEKRKRRKDLPLDRSSTDTEMVVNAETPEEIKPEPIEPEDSGVALNVPVPVAPPSVSSIGVNTRRSSQAAETGTEKPVSKTAPTKPTRPRPKSRFSRYRSSSAQRLRRQKQANTQQSEITQAAPEEGSGVSVITSAEASSTEGPGEGKTLLGSELVVAAVVGSQPNRVALKYPKTKKYLVTEWLNDKAEKQECPMECPLRITTDPTVLATTLNMLPGLIHSPLICTTPKHYIRFGSPFTPERRRRPLPLDGNYSSCKKRWIKQALEEGMTQTSAPSQENRIQCLYQSSESSSTSGICKENADVLSPLKKWKSRYFMEQSVNKLLRPLSPVTPPLPDSSVPDSLSPHLTTSCSSVPGDEECRSGCGMIFSPIPSLAASRCNTPLQFELCLRTDLDIPKAGFLDASTNSSLERPLLLLPSGPSDQASQALETSFPGKSGEGQTLLRSSDQAFRTDFNLMYAFSPLNAMPRADGLLRESLHLTDSKPLNPEQSCCSSPADGYFGRHDQALLKEPTHGPMPHCGERTCDGIRSAPQNPPQRKKVSLLEYRKRKQEAKEGGDPVRCTGTPTRLGGSCPGADLDAGAALGSGAHTLSSPQHNFSPSHSSLAHLEEVSPPEPRGATHCKSQDSISSRWMVPTSVERLREGRGILEKVLRSSAKICQRGEPSPTRDGIGEREADTMEGDPTDPLSSSLKGPAVYSPSRYSLQLLQSDSPQAESQIVLQSSSPYRGHALPSPGYSYRSQSQRTGHLPPLGPTESSLSSAPSVPTDPSTLFAGNSGYGALKKSCPAMTAPSPVQPAVADSLPSSDTGPHPSLGTSSCTAPPPPPPPPPPPPPPPPSSSSSRPPQSDLRTINPPSSGPPALYQSSRAPTAALSNSQHYSHRGGGGGIHPYRLQQLPGSGVKTQTGLS from the exons ATGAGCATTGCAATCCCTCTGGGAGTCACCACACCAGATACATCTTATTCAGATATGGCTGCTGGATCTGA CCCTGAGTCTGTGGAAGCTAGCCCAGCTGTTGGTGAGAAGAATGTGTATGCAAGTCACGGCTACGGGGCTTCCCAGAGGCACAGCTACCGAGGGCTGCCTTATGCA GATCATAATTATGGAGCCCCTCCTCCTCCGACCCCTCCTGCTTCTCCCCCTGTCCAGACCATCATCCCTCGTGCCGAACTGAATGGGTTACACTCTCATGATGAAGAAAATTCTGGTGACACAGAAAGCTCTTCTGAGGCAGAATCTATTCCCAGCTGGTGTCACTGTAGTCTCTCTCAAGATGGTTTCCTCATCAAATGTGAGAAGTGCAG AGGAATTGGCAGGGGAAAAGTGATCAGGCTCCACCGCCGGAAGCAAGACAACGTGTCAG GTGGAGACAGCAGTGCAACAGAGAGCTGGGACGAAGACCTCTCTCCCTCCACTGTGTTGTACACAGCTACCCAGCACACCCCTACGAGCATCACTTTGACTGTCAATCGGGTCTGCAGAACAAAGcccaaaaaaaggaaaaggaatacAGAAAGAGCTCGTACAGCACCAAAGGCCAAAAAAATTAAG GCTTTTAGAGAAGGTTCACGGAAGTCTTTGCGGATGAAG AACTCTCCTTCAGAATCCCACGCCCTGGATGAGAATACACCAGAGGGGTGGGAAAACCGCATAAGGCTCTGGACTGATCAGTATGAAGAAGCTTTTTCTAACCAGTACAGTGCAGATGTACAGAATCTTTTGGAGCGTCATCTAAATACCAATAAAGAATTTGTGGGCAAGGCTGCTGTGCTAGACACAATCAATAAGACAGAGCTAGCCTGTAACAACACAGTCATTGGATCCCAGATGCAG CTACAGTTGGGAAGAGTGACACGGGTCCAGAAGCATCGGAAGATCCTCAGGGCAGCGAGAGATCTGGCAGTGGATACCCTTATTATTGAGTATCGTGGGAAGGTGATGCTGCGACAACAGTTCGAAGTCAATGGGCATTTCTTCAAAAA GCCGTATCCCTTTGTGCTATTCTACTCCAAGTTTAACAGTGTTGAGATGTGTGTGGATGCCCGTACGTTTGGTAATGATGCCAGATTCATTAGGCGTTCCTGCACACCAAATGCAGAG GTTCGTCATGTGATTGCAGATGGGATGATTCACCTGTGTATATATGCTGTCACATCCATTGCCAAGGATGCGGAAGTCACCATTGCCTTTGACTATGAGTACAATATCTG CAACTATAAAGTGGATTGTGCCTGTCACAAGGGAAACCGGAATTGCCCTGTGCAAAAGCGGAGTCCAAACACTGTAGAACAGCTACCTCCACCTATTCTAGACACTTTGATTGGAGCAGAAACGAGGCGTCGGAAAGCCCGCCGGAAGGAGCTGGAACAGAGGGGTGCTGCTTCAGATGAGAACAGCAATCCACAGACAGAAGAAGTCCCCGAGGGGCTTGCTGCAGCCAGTGACAATGAG GTTGCAGACAAAGAAGAGAagcaagaagaggagaaagaggctgCTGCAGATGAACAAGAAGGCCTCACTCAAAGTAGACGG ACACGAGAAGATCGGAAAGTGGAAGCCGTCATGCATGTGTTTGAGAacatggaaaaaagaaagagaagaaaagatctGCCTTTGGATCGGAGCAGCACAGACACAGAAATGGTGGTTAATGCAGAGACTCCAGAAGAAATTAAACCTGAGCCAATTGAGCCTGAAGATAGTGGTGTGGCTTTAAATGTCCCAGTGCCAGTTGCCCCTCCCAGTGTCAGCAGCATTGGAGTGAATACACGGAGGTCTTCACAGGCTGCG GAGACAGGAACAGAGAAACCAGTCTCTAAAACGGCACCAACAAAACCAACAAGGCCACGACCCAAAAGTCGTTTTTCCCGTTACCGGAGCAGTTCGGCACAACGGCTGAGGAGGCAAAAGCAGGCCAATACGCAACAGTCAGAAATCACTCAAGCAGctccagaggaaggcagtggagtGAGTGTGATCACTTCAGCAGAAGCCAGCAGCACAGAGGGTCCAGGAGAAGGGAAGACGTTATTGGGCTCTGAGCTAGTGGTGGCTGCAGTTGTTGGCTCACAGCCTAACCGAGTGGCACTCAAGTATCCCAAAACAAAAAAG TATCTAGTTACAGAATGGCTGAACGACAAGGCAGAGAAGCAGGAATGCCCCATGGAGTGTCCTTTACGTATCACCACTGACCCAACTGTGCTGGCTACTACCCTCAATATGTTGCCAGGACTTATCCACTCCCCACTCATCTGTACCACACCTAAACACTACATACGTTTTGGCTCTCCTTTCACCCCAGAAAGGAGAAGGCGGCCACTTCCACTGGATGGGAACTACAGCTCGTGTAAAAAG CGCTGGATAAAGCAAGCTCTAGAAGAAGGGATGACTCAAACTTCGGCTCCCTCCCAAGAGAACAGAATACAGTGTCTATACCAAAGCAGTGAAAGCAGTAGCACTTCTGGCATCTGCAAGGAAAATGCAG ATGTACTGAGCCCCCTGAAGAAGTGGAAGTCTCGGTATTTCATGGAACAGAGCGTCAACAAGTTGTTGAGGCCGCTCTCTCCTGTCACTCCCCCACTTCCTGACTCCTCCGTTCCAGACTCGCTGAGCCCACATCTTACCACCTCCTGTTCATCTGTGCCAGGAGATGAGGAATGTCGTAGTGGATGTGGCATGATCTTCTCACCAATTCCCTCTTTGGCTGCTAGCCGTTGCAATACTCCACTACAGTTTGAG CTCTGCCTCAGGACGGACCTTGACATCCCGAAGGCAGGATTCCTGGACGCCAGCACTAACAGCAGCCTTGAAAGGCCCTTGTTGCTACTACCTTCGGGCCCTTCAGATCAGGCATCCCAGGCCCTGGAGACCAGCTTCCCAGGAAAAAGCGGAGAAGGCCAGACGCTGCTAAGAAGCTCTGACCAGGCCTTCCGGACAGATTTTAACTTAATGTATGCCTTCTCGCCTTTGAACGCTATGCCCCGGGCAGACGGCTTGTTACGGGAGTCTCTCCATCTGACTGACAGTAAGCCTTTGAATCCAGAGCAGAGCTGCTGTAGTTCTCCTGCAGATGGATACTTTGGCCGACATGATCAAGCATTGCTAAAAGAGCCCACACATGGGCCCATGCCCCACTGTGGGGAGAGAACATGTGACGGGATCAGATCAGCACCTCAGAACCCTCCGCAGAGGAAAAAG GTGTCTCTGCTGGAGTACCGTAAACGAAAGCAAGAAGCCAAGGAAGGAGGAGATCCTGTTCGGTGCACGGGAACACCGACCCGACTGGGTGGCAGCTGCCCTGGGGCAGACCTGGATGCTGGTGCAGCGCTAGGCTCAGGGGCCCACACACTTTCCTCCCCCCAGCATAACTTCTCTCCCTCACATTCCTCCCTGGCTCACCTAGAGGAGGTCAGCCCACCAGAACCAAGGGGAGCCACACACTGCAAATCACAGGACAGCATCAGCAGTAGGTG GATGGTGCCCACTTCAGTGGAGCGTCTTAGAGAAGGGCGTGGCATTCTGGAGAAGGTTTTGCGCAGCAGTGCTAAAATATGTCAGAGGGGAGAGCCCTCGCCCACTCGGGACGGCATTGGGGAGAGGGAAGCAG ATACCATGGAAGGAGACCCGACAGACCCCCTCAGTTCCTCCCTTAAGGGACCAGCTGTTTACAGTCCTTCTCGATACAGCCTCCAG CTCTTGCAGTCTGACAGCCCACAAGCAGAGTCACAGATCGTCCTCCAGAGCTCCTCTCCCTACCGAGGACATGCCCTCCCATCACCTGGATACAGCTACAGGTCTCAGTCCCAGAGAACTGGGCACCTTCCACCCCTTGGCCCCACGGAATCCTCTCTTTCTTCCGCCCCCTCGGTGCCCACGGACCCTTCGACACTTTTTGCAGGGAATTCTGGGTATGGGGCTCTGAAGAAGAGCTGTCCTGCAATGACTGCTCCTAGCCCTGTCCAACCTGCCGTGGCAGACTCCTTGCCCTCTTCGGACACAGGGCCCCACCCTAGCCTGGGAACTTCCAGCTGCACTGCCCCTCCTCCCCCGCCGCCCCCACCGCCTCCCCCTCCTCCGCCCCCTCCTTCGTCGTCTTCATCAAGGCCCCCCCAGTCAGACTTGCGGACTATCAACCCCCCTTCCTCCGGGCCGCCCGCGCTCTATCAGAGCTCCAGAGCCCCCACCGCAGCACTTTCCAACTCGCAGCACTACTCCCACCGAGGGGGAGGAGGCGGCATCCATCCCTACAGACTGCAGCAGCTTCCGGGGTCGGGCGTCAAGACTCAGACAGGCCTTTCGTAG